The sequence GAACGAAGCCGGGCCGGTTGCGGTGCTGCGCGACGATGTTCACGTTCTCCTGCAACACCGCCTCTACGTCGAGATTCTGGATTCTGATGGCAGCCCCTGTCCGCCCGGTGCGCGCGGCGAAGTCACCCTGACTGGCGGCCTCAACTTCTTTCTGCCATTGTTGCGTTATCGCACCAACGACTACGCCAGTTTGGAGTGGCGAGACGGTCAGCCGGTGTTGGTTCGCTTGGAGGGCAGGCCGCCGGTGCTTTATCGCGGCGCAAACGGCCAACTCGTCAACAACCTTGACGTGACCGGCGCGCTCAAGCATCTGGCCCTGCCGCAGTTCACTCTGCACCAGGCCGCCGACGATTCGCTTCACTTGAAAATACGGCGCTCAGGTGCGGACATCTCTCAAATCCACGCCGCCCTGCTCGCCCTCTTCAGCTCCAATCAAAGATTGACCGTTGAAGAAGTGGTGTCGCTTGGCGACAAAGTGATTCAATACACCAGCGACCATCCGACTACCTGACCATCCGACTCATGACCACCGGCTTCATCTGGGGCAAGTTCATGCCCATCCATCGCGGGCACATGTACTTAATTGAATACGCTCGCGAGCGCGTTGACCACCTGACGGTGCTGGTTTGCTCGCGACTTCATGAGCCGATTCCTGGCTCGCTTCGCTATCAGTGGGTGCGCGAGTTGTACCCGGAGGTGAACGTTCAGCACTGCGACGACGAAATTCCATCATATCCGCACGAACATCCCGACTTTTGGACTATCTGGCTGAATACCATTCGCCGCTTCGTTCCTGTCGGGCCGAATGTGGTGTTCACGTCTGAGGTTGCGGGCGACAAGCTGGCCGAGATTCTGGGGGCGCGGCACGAGTGCGTGGATTTGCGCCGTGAGAAGTTCCCTGTTTCAGGCACTGCCGTTCGCGGTAATCCAGGAGCGTGCTGGGAGCTTATTCCGCCATCAGTACAAGCCTATTACACTGAAGGGCTTTACAAAATGCTTCCGCCGATCTTTCATGATCCGGCTTAAATAATGTAGGGCGAGTTGACAACTCGCCCTACAGTTTTACTTTAGCGTTTTGAATAGCGTCGTCGTTTATTGGCCGGCGGGCGAGACCGGTATCCGGCTTGTTGCGAGGGGAGGTCGGCGGCAAGGCGGGAGACGTAAGGCGCGGGCGCGTTACGGTTGTTTCCCGGCGCAGGCCGCGAGACCGGCTTGGGGCTTGAAGTGTTGGGCCGGCGAGGGTATTCCTGGCGCTGGGCAAACGGACGCGATGGAAATGGGGGTCGAGAGTCGGTTTCACCGGCAGACTTGGGTTGTTTATAATCGAACTCTGGCAGGGTGCGGCGATCCAATTTTGTCCCCAGAATCCGTTCAATCGTTTTCACCATGTCAGCATCTTCCTGAGTGACCAGGGTGAAGGCGTCGCCGGTTTTGGCGGCCCGGCCCGTGCGGCCGATGCGATGGGTGTAAGCGTCGGCGGTGTCGGGCATGTCGTAGTTGATGACGTGCGAGATGCTCGACACGTCTATGCCTCGGGCGGCAATGTCGGTGGCGACCATGATTTGAAACTTGCCGGAGCGGAAGCCGTCGAGCGAAGCCTGACGTTTGTTCTGTGACAGGTTGCCCTGCAAAGAGGTGGCGTTGTAACCGCCCTTCTTGAGTTGCTCGCCCAGCCGCTTGGCCCGGTGTTTGGTGCGGGTGAACACCAGCACTGAGTCGGTATCGGTGTGGCGCAGGAGTTCGAGCAGGAGGGCGGTCTTGAGGTGCGGGGCAATCGGGTACAAGGCGTGGGAAACCGTGGTGGCCGGGGCGGCCTCGCCGATTTGCACCCGGGTCGGGTTGCCAAGCACGTCGCGGGCCAGTTGGCGCACGTCGTCGGGCATGGTGGCCGAGAAGAAGAGCGTTTGCCGTTTGGCCGGAACGTGTTTGATGATCTTGCGCACTTCGGGCAGGAAGCCCATGTCAAACATCCGGTCGGCTTCGTCGAGCACCAGCACTTCCACCTGGGCCAGGTTGATCTGGCCTTGCTTGAGATGATCAAGCAAACGACCGGGGCAAGCGACGACTATCTCGACGCCGCCGCGTAGTTTATCGCTTTGAGCGTTCATGCTCACGCCGCCGTAAACGGTGATACTGCGGATGCGGGTCTGCTGGCCAAGTTGGGTGATGGCAACGTGAGTCTGTTCGGCCAACTCGCGGGTGGGAGAGATGATGAGGGCGCGCACCCGGCCACGCGGGCCGGTGAGCAGGCGTT comes from Chloroflexota bacterium and encodes:
- a CDS encoding DEAD/DEAH box helicase codes for the protein MNFEAFQLDPRLMAGVRALGYTEPTPIQEQAIPPILEGNDVMGLAQTGTGKTAAFVLPILQRLLTGPRGRVRALIISPTRELAEQTHVAITQLGQQTRIRSITVYGGVSMNAQSDKLRGGVEIVVACPGRLLDHLKQGQINLAQVEVLVLDEADRMFDMGFLPEVRKIIKHVPAKRQTLFFSATMPDDVRQLARDVLGNPTRVQIGEAAPATTVSHALYPIAPHLKTALLLELLRHTDTDSVLVFTRTKHRAKRLGEQLKKGGYNATSLQGNLSQNKRQASLDGFRSGKFQIMVATDIAARGIDVSSISHVINYDMPDTADAYTHRIGRTGRAAKTGDAFTLVTQEDADMVKTIERILGTKLDRRTLPEFDYKQPKSAGETDSRPPFPSRPFAQRQEYPRRPNTSSPKPVSRPAPGNNRNAPAPYVSRLAADLPSQQAGYRSRPPANKRRRYSKR
- a CDS encoding adenylyltransferase/cytidyltransferase family protein; translated protein: MTTGFIWGKFMPIHRGHMYLIEYARERVDHLTVLVCSRLHEPIPGSLRYQWVRELYPEVNVQHCDDEIPSYPHEHPDFWTIWLNTIRRFVPVGPNVVFTSEVAGDKLAEILGARHECVDLRREKFPVSGTAVRGNPGACWELIPPSVQAYYTEGLYKMLPPIFHDPA